In Debaryomyces hansenii CBS767 chromosome A complete sequence, a genomic segment contains:
- a CDS encoding DEHA2D10098p (similar to uniprot|P39518 Saccharomyces cerevisiae YER015W FAA2 Long chain fatty acyl-CoA synthetase): MTSMDVNTTSSADVYDYGDSPYLFKPYNKPIAELISEHLPLSMENQHDCVPIPGTEEPGYSGVYRNKAFSNGLKKTLTPYLTTYHEFFKNAVSLYEDNPCLAGRKYDYNSKKSADTYSSKTYKEVDELKSNYGSGLLYLLQRNQFKNSEKFESHKKIDNHVRDYKNYDVNNHSFLVCVYSANRPEWVLSDLMCSSYSITNTALYDTLGPDTSKFILSNTQSPAIITTKNHIKTIVELKKTYPKELEHVIQIISLDPLDLKNETPLSAEDQNLVRMCQERNIELCDLDYTINLGASFPIPELPPTPNSLFTISFTSGTTGSKPKGVMLTHRTAAAGITSNFMGLPRVDNKRTFAFLPLAHIFERLNCAHGVSQGVCMGFPQIGGTPLTLVEDLKIFKPNNMSNVPRIFTKYEAAIKAQTIDHTTSSVTRAVYKKVFDKKIKLQEAYDGADGHHALYDNFFLENIRKEFGFDEMKFVLTGSAPIAPSTVKFLKASLNIAMLQGYGITETFGGIAYSFPYEAEPGTCGSISITTEMRLRELPDMGYRLDDPEGPRGELLLRGPQVFEKYFKNEEETAKTIDKDGWYLTGDIARFSKDHGRIFIVDRVKNFFKLSQGEYITPEKIENKYLSSSSILNQLYIHGDPSRNFLVGVVGIDSEGAIQFLVDKCDTRRSLLTTSESILNELNKKGNRTLLLTFMNANCRDQLQGFERLHNIYIEFEPLRLDRDVVTATQKLKRPSAFKFFSKNIDDMYSEGSLIRPIRL, encoded by the coding sequence ATGACTTCAATGGATGTGAACACAACTTCTTCAGCAGATGTCTACGATTATGGTGATTCACCATATCTTTTCAAGCCATACAATAAGCCAATCGCAGAGTTGATAAGCGAACATTTACCTTTGCTGATGGAAAATCAGCACGACTGTGTACCGATCCCAGGAACTGAAGAACCTGGATACAGTGGCGTGTATAGAAACAAAGCTTTCTCCAACGGATTGAAGAAAACTCTTACTCCATATTTAACAACATATCATGAGTTTTTCAAGAACGCAGTTAGCTTATATGAAGATAACCCGTGTTTAGCAGGTAGAAAATATGACTATAATTCTAAGAAGAGTGCAGACACATATAGCTCGAAAACTTACAAGGAAGTAGACGAGTTGAAATCAAACTATGGTTCGGGTCTTCTTTATTTGCtacaaagaaatcaattcaagaatagtgaaaaatttgagaGTCACAAAAAAATCGATAATCACGTAAGAGACTACAAGAATTATGATGTAAATAACCATTCCTTTTTGGTTTGTGTCTATTCAGCCAATAGACCGGAGTGGGTCTTGAGTGATCTTATGTGCTCTTCGTACTCGATCACCAATACAGCCTTGTATGACACTTTAGGTCCGGACACTTCGAAGtttattttatctaataCCCAATCCCCGGCTATTATTACAACCAAAAATCATATCAAGACTATCGTCGAGTTGAAGAAAACTTATCCTAAGGAATTGGAACATgtaattcaaattatcagtTTAGATCCGTTAgatttaaagaatgaaaCACCATTAAGTGCTGAAGATCAAAACTTGGTTCGTATGTGTCAAGAACGTAATATAGAATTATGCGACTTGGATTATACCATCAATTTAGGTGCTTCATTTCCAATCCCAGAATTACCACCAACTCCAAATAGTTTATTCACCATCAGTTTTACCTCTGGAACCACTGGTTCTAAACCAAAGGGTGTTATGCTTACTCATAGAACTGCAGCTGCTGGTATCACATCCAATTTTATGGGTCTCCCTAGAGTGGATAATAAAAGAACTTTTGCTTTCTTGCCTTTAGCTCATATCTTTGAGAGGTTAAATTGTGCTCATGGAGTATCACAGGGTGTATGTATGGGTTTCCCGCAGATTGGTGGTACGCCATTAACATTAGTGGAAGACTTAAAGATTTTCAAGCCTAATAATATGAGTAATGTTCCAAGAATTTTTACTAAATATGAAGCTGCTATTAAAGCTCAAACTATAGATCATACTACATCATCAGTCACTAGGGCAGTTTATAAAAAGGTTTTCGacaagaagataaaattaCAAGAAGCATATGATGGCGCAGACGGCCACCATGCGCTCTATGATAActtctttcttgaaaaCATTCGTAAGGAGTTCGGttttgatgaaatgaaGTTTGTCCTCACCGGATCAGCCCCAATTGCACCTTCTACGGTCAAGTTTTTGAAGGCATCGCTTAATATTGCTATGTTACAAGGTTATGGTATCACTGAGACATTTGGTGGTATTGCTTACAGTTTCCCCTATGAAGCAGAACCTGGCACCTGTGGATCAATTTCTATTACAACAGAAATGAGGTTACGCGAGTTACCTGATATGGGTTATAGATTGGATGATCCAGAAGGCCCTAGAggagaattattattaaggGGACCACAAGTTTTTGAGaagtatttcaaaaatgaagaagagacTGCTAAGACTATTGATAAAGACGGCTGGTATTTAACTGGTGATATTGCCAGATTCTCAAAAGACCATGGTAGAATATTCATTGTTGATAGAGTGAAAAACTTCTTTAAATTATCGCAAGGTGAATACATCACCCCagagaaaattgaaaacaaatacctttcttcatcatctatCCTTAaccaattatatattcatgGTGACCCATCGAGAAACTTCTTAGTTGGAGTTGTTGGTATTGACTCTGAAGGAGCAATCCAATTCTTAGTAGATAAGTGTGATACCAGAAGAAGCTTGTTGACTACGTCTGAGCTGATTTTAAATGAACTCAATAAAAAAGGAAACAGAACATTATTGCTTACATTCATGAACGCTAATTGCAGAGACCAATTACAAGGATTTGAAAGACTTCATAAcatttatattgaatttgagCCTTTGAGATTAGATAGAGATGTTGTGACTGCAACCCAGAAACT
- a CDS encoding DEHA2D10120p (similar to uniprot|Q06408 Saccharomyces cerevisiae YDR380W ARO10 Phenylpyruvate decarboxylase), whose amino-acid sequence MAPVITRLQSYTSIEEYDEQIPLGEYLFLRVCQINPRLKSVFGIPGDFNLNLLEHLYADSLVNGKGVKFVGLCNELNASYTADGYSKIIQGLSVLITTFGVGELSALNGIAGAFAEYAPVLHIVGTTSTKRAAYARTCGVQGIQNFHHLVQNKNPLIAPDHDVYKPLVEPFSVIQESLTMDGFDNEENLKKIDRVLIKICQENRPGYLFVPCDIPDITVSRARLAEEISIQELAEDDAESKQLMENIADRILNKLYQSQKPSVIGDALVSRFHQDEVFTKFISKLPSNFVKLFTANMARNIDETLPNFVGTYFGKVSPTKELQNNLEQESDLLIDFGYYNAETNTAGYTRDYSNIKDYIEIHPDYVLMDNEYVAVKDFATDKRRFSMGDLIQSLNDKIDSTRFIHNNKSVNNITYKFTPYKWHTDDTTVNQCVVPQSKLIDFFNNYLQPNDILMVETCTFLFAVPDLKFPPGVTFLSQSFYGSIGYAIPATLGVSLAEKDLGSNRRIILVQGDGSAQMTIQELSTFLRHDLVNPKIFLINNEGYTVERIIKGPTRSYNDIQGCWKWTELLKIFGDEHGARHVTATIKNAAELDNFRSLSNNNKIEFIELIMGKLDAPERFSYISGHKQPIPSVPLH is encoded by the coding sequence ATGGCCCCAGTTATTACTAGACTTCAGAGCTACACCAGCATTGAGGAATATGACGAGCAGATACCATTAGGAgagtatttatttttgcGGGTGTGTCAGATCAACCCCAGGTTAAAATCAGTGTTTGGAATTCCAGGTGACTTCAACTTGAACTTGTTGGAACACTTGTATGCGGATTCGTTGGTGAACGGAAAGGGCGTCAAATTTGTCGGACTCTGTAACGAGTTGAATGCCAGTTATACTGCAGACGGTTACTCGAAGATTATCCAAGGGTTATCAGTATTGATCACTACTTTTGGCGTTGGTGAGTTATCAGCTCTCAATGGGATTGCGGGAGCGTTCGCAGAATACGCACCAGTTTTGCACATTGTTGGGACCACTTCAACTAAACGAGCTGCTTATGCAAGGACATGTGGCGTCCAGggaattcaaaatttccaTCACTTAGTGCAAAATAAGAATCCACTAATTGCACCTGATCACGATGTTTACAAGCCACTCGTGGAACCTTTCTCTGTGATACAGGAAAGTTTAACCATGGACGGGTTTGATAACGAGGAAAACCtcaaaaaaattgacaGGGTCTTGATAAAGATCTGCCAGGAAAATAGGCCGGGGTACCTTTTCGTGCCATGTGATATCCCAGATATTACGGTTTCTAGAGCCAGATTGGCCGAGGAAATTAGCATCCAAGAATTAGCGGAGGATGATGCCGAATCCAAGCAGTTGATGGAAAATATCGCCGAtagaattttgaataaactTTACCAATCCCAAAAACCATCGGTTATTGGAGATGCGCTAGTTTCTAGGTTCCATCAGGATGAAGTATTCACGAAATTCATCAGCAAACTTCCATCCAATTTTGTCAAGTTATTCACTGCGAATATGGCAAGAAATATCGATGAAACATTACCTAATTTTGTGGGTACATATTTTGGGAAAGTGTCACCAACAAAGGAATTACAGAACAATCTCGAACAGGAATCCGACTTGTTAATCGATTTTGGGTATTACAATGCTGAAACTAATACCGCCGGCTACACTAGAGATTATAGCAACATTAAGGATTATATTGAGATTCACCCTGACTATGTGTTGATGGATAATGAATATGTTGCTGTGAAAGATTTTGCCACGGATAAGCGTAGATTTTCAATGGGTGATTTGATTCAATCGTTAAATGATAAGATCGACTCTACCCGTTTCATTCACAACAATAAACTGGTCAACAATATCACATATAAATTCACACCATATAAATGGCATACAGATGACACCACTGTCAATCAATGCGTTGTACCTCAATCGAAATTAAtcgatttcttcaacaattaCTTGCAGCCAAACGATATATTGATGGTTGAGACTTGCACGTTTCTATTTGCAGTTCCggatttgaaatttcctCCTGGAGTTACATTTTTATCGCAGTCCTTCTACGGATCCATTGGATACGCAATTCCCGCCACATTGGGTGTTTCATTGGCCGAAAAAGACTTGGGTTCAAATAGGAGAATTATCCTTGTACAGGGTGATGGCTCGGCGCAAATGACCATCCAAGAATTATCAACCTTCTTGAGACACGACTTAGTCAATCCCAAGATCTTTTTGATCAACAACGAAGGCTACACTGTAGAAAGAATCATTAAGGGTCCTACCAGAtcatataatgatattcaAGGATGTTGGAAATGGACCGAATTACTTAAGATCTTTGGAGATGAACATGGCGCACGACATGTAACTGCCACCATAAAAAATGCGGCCGAACTCGATAACTTCAGATCTCTtctgaataataataaaatcgAGTTTATTGAACTTATTATGGGTAAGTTGGATGCACCAGAAAGATTCTCTTATATATCTGGTCACAAACAACCTATTCCATCAGTTCCCCTTCACTGA
- a CDS encoding DEHA2D10142p (some similarities with uniprot|Q6C1N5 Yarrowia lipolytica YALI0F14751g), producing the protein MFLFSINMNDILSSINELNFQIIESTNKQELNAIKQKVIQIDQGALDIDTTSYEKRRIKDHIANLHKVVDSKLNSVDVKKFTFRNEPVPNPSPHIVHKHHQQPNSQLTQPNNPLATPLISGIKGVKYTACSKSSHVLITDISQSIVITGSTPSSINIHNGSHSILQLNCTGPIFLHDLENTVLILQCHQLRLHNIVNSTILVDVANDTIIIENCSNLSIGNHPHLDVATCRPIQVDDFNQPTASPQNANYSNIDSHADYAWIQDVDDGALQSQVQQLLP; encoded by the exons ATGTTTCTATTTTCGATAAACATGAACGATATATTAAGTTCAATTAATG AATTGAACTTTCAGATTATCGAAAGCACcaataaacaagaattgaatgCTATAAAACAGAAAGTGATCCAAATAGACCAGGGCGCCTTAGATATAGACACTACATCCTACGAGAAACGGAGAATAAAGGACCACATAGCCAATTTGCACAAAGTAGTCGATCTGAAATTGAACTCTGTGGATGTGAAAAAATTCACCTTCAGAAATGAACCCGTCCCGAACCCATCCCCACACATAGTCCACAAACACCACCAACAGCCGAATTCTCAACTTACCCAACCGAATAATCCATTGGCCACTCCATTAATATCGGGTATCAAAGGGGTCAAATATACCGCCTGCTCGAAAAGCAGCCACGTATTGATAACGGATATCTCGCAGTCAATAGTCATTACCGGATCCACGCCTTCGTCAATAAATATCCACAATGGGTCCCATTccattttgcaattgaatTGTACGGGTCCAATATTTCTACACGACTTAGAGAACACGGTTCTAATCTTACAATGTCATCAATTGCGATTGCATAATATCGTCAACTCTACTATACTTGTAGACGTTGCTAACGATACAATAATAATCGAAAATTGCTCTAACTTGAGTATTGGAAATCATCCGCATCTAGATGTGGCTACATGTCGTCCAATACAAGTAGATGATTTCAACCAGCCTACAGCTTCACCCCAAAATGCCAACTATTCGAATATAGATAGTCATGCCGATTATGCATGGATACAAGATGTGGATGATGGAGCCTTACAGTCACAAGTGCAGCAATTATTACCATAA
- a CDS encoding DEHA2D10164p (similar to uniprot|P19145 Saccharomyces cerevisiae YKR039W GAP1 General amino acid permease) → MQKSKFTRNRSNSCNNTSSSDLQIDPKIRSHSLSLPTSNASSIRNKNSETEKHRIKNNVTINKRSKNPIVKIIHSFKRTEDVDLETGETKLKSELNGFSLQMIAIGGSIGTGLLLGSGKSLSEGGAVPLLLGYILVATFIYCMCQALGELSVAMPVTGSFTKYSVMLIDKSWGFAMGWNYCLQWLILLPMELVAASMTIKFWPVIADYLPDYMVITIFYAMIICMNLLSVKYYGLFEVIFSLLKVVAIVIFLIVGLFIDIGVIGDERIGFKYWKDPGIFSGNGFNGFIGVVVTAAFSFSGSELVGITASESRNPDKEVPKAIKQVFWRICGFYLFSLFIVGLLVPFTHPNLVGDHKSDVNASPFVLALTNTKNNAFANIMNVVILISILSVGNSSIYASSRTLIALSENKQAPSLLNYIDKKKRPLIAIAISISFGSLAYISVLSPTGSEIMFLWLMSISGISVLCTYGTITLCHIRFRKALRLNDISYKEELPFCSQIGLTGSWYGLVVSIVIAISQIYIAITPVNGHFAIADFFQKVLGLLVISIFYFVHKIYLYARYGEFQLLVDLKTVDMKFGRFANDQIRQEFREKFQQERIIMNQKPWYIKTYNVWC, encoded by the coding sequence ATGCAAAAGTCTAAGTTTACCAGAAATAGATCGAATAGTTGTAATAATACCTCTCTGTCAGATCTTCAAATAGATCCTAAAATTCGCTCTCACAGTCTTTCATTACCAACTTCGAATGCATCTAGTATTcgaaataaaaattcagaaaCTGAAAAACACAGAATCAAGAATAATGTTACAATCAATAAGAGATCGAAGAATCCAATAGTTAAAATCATACATTCTTTCAAGCGAACAGAAGATGTTGATCTTGAGACTGGTGAgacaaaattgaaatctgAGCTAAATGGGTTTTCGTTGCAAATGATAGCTATTGGGGGGTCAATTGGTACAGGGTTACTCTTAGGTAGTGGTAAATCCTTGAGTGAAGGTGGGGCTGTACCCTTGTTGCTTGGATACATACTAGTAGCaacatttatatattgtatGTGTCAAGCATTAGGCGAGCTCTCGGTAGCTATGCCAGTGACTGGATCTTTTACCAAATACTCAGTTATGTTGATAGACAAAAGTTGGGGATTTGCAATGGGTTGGAATTATTGCTTACAGTGGCTAATTTTATTACCAATGGAATTAGTTGCAGCTTCAATGACAATTAAATTTTGGCCAGTTATTGCAGACTACTTACCAGATTATATGGTTATTAccatattttatgcgaTGATCATTTGTATGAATTTACTTAGTGTAAAGTATTATGGGTTGTTTGAagttatattttcattattaaaagttGTTGCTATtgtaatatttctaattgttGGGTTATTTATAGACATTGGTGTAATCGGGGACGAGAGAATTGGATTTAAATATTGGAAAGATCCTGGTATTTTCTCTGGAAATGGATTCAATGGATTCATTGGGGTTGTCGTTACTGCTGCATTCAGTTTCTCTGGAAGTGAATTGGTTGGCATAACAGCATCTGAATCAAGAAACCCAGATAAGGAAGTTCCAAAAGCCATTAAGCAAGTTTTCTGGAGAATATGTggattttatttgttttcgTTATTCATAGTAGGGCTATTGGTACCATTTACTCATCCAAATTTAGTTGGAGATCATAAATCGGATGTCAATGCATCCCCATTTGTATTGGCTTTGACAAATACAAAGAATAATGCATTTGCGAATATAATGAATGTCGTGATATTAATATCCATCCTATCTGTGGGGAACAGTTCCATCTATGCATCTTCGAGAACCTTAATTGCACTCTCCGAAAATAAGCAAGCACCTAGTCTATTAAACTACATTGATAAGAAGAAACGGCCTTTAATTGCAATTGCAATATCCATCAGTTTTGGTTCTTTAGCCTATATATCGGTACTTTCTCCAACGGGGTCAGAAATAATGTTTCTTTGGCTAATGTCCATATCTGGAATATCAGTATTATGTACGTATGGAACCATTACACTCTGCCATATAAGATTCAGGAAAGCATTGAGACTTAATGATATCTCCtataaagaagaattgcCTTTCTGTTCTCAGATAGGACTCACAGGCTCGTGGTATGGATTGGTAGTAAGCATTGTGATAGCCATCTCTCAGATATATATTGCAATCACACCAGTTAATGGCCACTTTGCTATTGCCgatttctttcaaaaagtCTTGGGATTATTAgttatatcaatattttacTTTGTTCACAAGATCTACTTGTACGCAAGATATGGAGAGTTCCAGTTATTAGTTGATTTGAAAACTGTTGATATGAAATTTGGACGATTCGCCAATGATCAAATCAGACAGGAATTTAGAGAAAAGTTTCAACAAGAACGGATTATTATGAATCAAAAGCCCTGGTATATCAAGACGTACAATGTTTGGTGTTGa
- a CDS encoding DEHA2D10186p (highly similar to uniprot|O94200 Candida albicans PFK2 6- phosphofructokinase beta subunit) — MTVPVVNGSSCLSLYGKNRDLILQAINFYTNVVGLTKDSEESGSVYLRSNNSKVVIKLEESDEALSGSEVKQFTEGLVSSLGVNDWRSIESCITLMVKDLNQLVVALEENNYPVQISPNELYPDEVYTVDPLGNVVGFTVCFNPLTVNPPVKKLAPWNPEQDTMSASTSEFSKIGENGGSSKKRRNIAVMTSGGDAPGMNAVVFAVVRAAIFRGSKAFCVMEGYEGLIRGGSEYIKEMHWQDVRSYLSEGGTNIGTARCMAFKERQGRLTACKHLIESGIDALIVCGGDGSLTGADLFRKEWPSLIKELKDTNAINEEKYETYKHLNICGVVGSIDNDMATTDATVGAYSSLARICQAIDYIDATANSHSRAFVVEVMGRHCGWLALMAGIATSADYILIPEKPASSKDWQEQMCEIVQKHRAKGKRKTIVIIAEGAITLDLKPISSNDVKDILVNRLGLDTRVTVLGHVQRGGTAVAYDRIIGTLQGVEAVKAVLDCTPQTPSPLIAITENKVVRKSLVEAVEITKSVATAIEERDFEKAMSLRETEFVEHLNNFMSMNSANHNEPTLPIEKRKKIAIINIGAPAGGMNSAVYSMATYCMSRGHIPYAIYNGFTGLSRHESVRSMDWLDIEGWTSVGGSEIGTNRATPDETDIGMIAYYFEKYQFDGLILVGGFEAFVSLDQLEKARSMYPAFRIPMVLIPATISNNVPGTEYSLGSDTCLNALMEYCDVVKLSASATRGRVFIIEVQGGNSGYIATFASLVSGAQASYVPEEGIALGQLEMDISSLKEAFSIERGISKAGKLLLKSTNASKVLTTQVLANVINQEANGEFDAKTAIPGHVQQGGLPSPIDRTRGARFAIKAVQYIEDTFDDIRPYRYEMNFPTDNKKVQATAAVLGVESSHLKFRSIRKLYDFETELNKRMPKKISWNEVRDIADQLVGRTRIQK, encoded by the coding sequence ATGACTGTTCCAGTGGTAAATGGTAGTTCGTGTCTATCATTGTACGGAAAGAATAGGGACTTAATATTACAGGCGATTAATTTTTACACCAATGTGGTTGGGTTGACCAAAGATTCCGAGGAGTCGGGGTCGGTGTATTTGAGATCCAACAACTCGAAGGTGGTTATCAAGTTGGAGGAATCGGACGAAGCTCTTTCTGGTAGCGAGGTCAAGCAGTTCACCGAGGGCTTGGTATCCCTGTTGGGTGTGAATGACTGGAGATCAATTGAGTCGTGCATTACTTTGATGGTGAAGGATTTGAACCAGTTGGTGGTTGCGTTGGAGGAGAACAATTATCCGGTACAAATATCTCCTAATGAATTGTATCCGGATGAAGTGTACACTGTTGATCCGCTTGGGAACGTAGTTGGATTTACGGTGTGTTTCAATCCGTTAACGGTGAATCCTCCTGTCAAGAAGTTGGCGCCATGGAACCCAGAACAAGACACCATGTCAGCTTCGACCTCTGAATTCTCCAAAATTGGCGAAAATGGCGGTTCATccaagaaaagaagaaacattGCTGTGATGACTTCAGGTGGTGATGCTCCAGGTATGAATGCAGTGGTGTTCGCCGTTGTTAGAGCCGCGATTTTTAGAGGATCCAAGGCCTTCTGTGTTATGGAAGGATATGAAGGTTTGATCAGGGGTGGTTCCGAATACATTAAGGAGATGCATTGGCAAGATGTTAGAAGTTATCTTTCAGAAGGTGGTACCAATATTGGTACTGCTAGATGTATGGCCTTTAAAGAAAGACAAGGTAGATTGACTGCTTGTAAACATTTAATTGAAAGTGGTATCGACGCCTTGATTGTATGTGGTGGTGACGGTTCGTTAACTGGTGCTGATTTATTTAGAAAGGAATGGCCATCGTTGattaaagaattgaaggatACTAACGCTATAAACGAAGAAAAATACGAAACCTATAAGCATCTTAATATATGTGGTGTCGTTGGTTCTATTGATAACGATATGGCAACAACTGATGCTACTGTTGGTGCTTATTCATCGTTGGCTAGAATCTGTCAAGCGATTGATTACATTGACGCCACTGCTAATTCTCACTCTAGAGcttttgttgttgaagtCATGGGTAGGCATTGTGGTTGGTTAGCTTTAATGGCGGGTATAGCCACAAGCGCCGATTATATCTTGATTCCAGAAAAGCCTGCGTCTTCGAAGGATTGGCAAGAGCAAATGTGtgaaattgttcaaaaGCACAGAGCTAAAGGTAAGAGAAAGACGATTGTTATCATCGCTGAAGGTGCAATCACATTGGACTTGAAGCctatttcatcaaatgatGTGAAAGATATTCTTGTTAACAGATTAGGATTGGATACCAGAGTAACCGTTTTGGGTCACGTTCAAAGAGGTGGTACTGCTGTTGCATATGATCGTATTATTGGTACCTTACAAGGTGTCGAGGCTGTCAAAGCGGTCCTTGACTGTACACCGCAAACACCATCTCCATTGATTGCCATCACAGAAAATAAGGTTGTAAGAAAATCATTAGTGGAAGCGGTGGAGATTACTAAGTCTGTCGCTACAGCCATTGAAGAACGTGATTTTGAGAAGGCTATGTCATTAAGGGAAACAGAGTTTGTCGAAcacttgaataatttcatgTCCATGAATAGTGCAAACCACAACGAGCCAACCTTACctattgaaaaaagaaagaagattgctataataaatataggTGCACCTGCTGGAGGGATGAACAGTGCAGTCTATTCCATGGCGACGTATTGTATGTCAAGAGGACATATTCCATATGCTATTTACAATGGGTTTACAGGATTATCAAGACATGAATCTGTGAGACTGATGGATTGGTTGGATATTGAAGGATGGACATCAGTTGGTGGATCAGAAATTGGTACCAATAGAGCAACTCCAGATGAGACTGACATAGGAATGATTGCAtactattttgaaaaatatcaatttgatGGATTAATACTAGTAGGAGGTTTTGAAGCTTTCGTTTCGTTGGACCAGTTGGAAAAGGCAAGATCGATGTATCCCGCATTTAGAATTCCAATGGTTTTAATTCCCGCGACTATTTCAAACAATGTACCAGGAACTGAATATTCGTTAGGTTCAGACACATGTTTGAATGCCTTAATGGAATACTGTGACGTGGTTAAACTTTCAGCATCCGCTACAAGAGGACgtgtatttattattgagGTTCAGGGTGGCAATTCGGGCTATATTGCTACATTTGCGTCTTTAGTTTCAGGTGCACAAGCTTCTTATGTTCCAGAAGAAGGCATAGCATTAGGACAATTGGAAATGGATATCAGTTCGTTAAAGGAggcattttcaattgaaagagGTATTTCTAAGGCGGGTAAATTACTCTTGAAAAGTACTAATGCTTCAAAAGTATTAACTACTCAAGTTCTTGCAAATGTCATTAACCAGGAGGCTAATGGAGAATTTGATGCTAAGACTGCTATTCCGGGTCATGTTCAACAAGGTGGCTTACCTTCTCCAATTGACAGAACCAGAGGTGCTAGATTTGCCATCAAAGCAGTACAATACATCGAAGACACCTTTGATGATATCCGCCCATATAGATATGAAATGAACTTTCCAACTGATAATAAGAAGGTGCAAGCTACGGCTGCTGTATTGGGAGTTGAATCTTCTCACTTGAAATTTAGATCCATTAGAAAGCTTTACGATTTTGAAACGGAACTTAATAAGAGAATGCCTAAGAAAATTTCTTGGAACGAAGTAAGAGATATTGCTGACCAGTTAGTAGGTAGAACTCGCatacaaaaataa